From the genome of Streptomyces sp. NBC_01260, one region includes:
- a CDS encoding class F sortase, with amino-acid sequence MSRTPQFLRRTALPVYTCLALTALTSLTGCSDSSPPKPSAEARNTESAATTGTPAPGPGTASASAKSASPPVHVSIPSLGINSAVMRLGLNPDRTVEVPPADKGMTVGWYTGGSVPGQPGPAVLIGHNDTRYGRAVFHDLKKIAKGADIAVRDDRGTEIHFKVTDRETASKKAFPTARVYGRTEARALRLITCDGSFDAAGHPVDNLIVYAERK; translated from the coding sequence ATGTCCCGCACGCCCCAGTTCCTCCGGCGCACCGCTCTGCCGGTGTACACCTGCCTCGCGCTGACCGCACTGACCTCGCTGACCGGCTGCTCCGACTCCTCCCCGCCGAAGCCCTCGGCCGAGGCCCGGAACACGGAGTCGGCCGCCACGACCGGAACTCCCGCACCCGGCCCGGGAACCGCGTCCGCTTCCGCGAAGTCCGCCTCGCCGCCCGTCCACGTCTCCATCCCCTCCCTCGGGATCAACAGCGCGGTCATGCGCCTCGGGCTCAACCCCGACCGCACGGTCGAGGTGCCGCCCGCCGACAAGGGCATGACGGTCGGCTGGTACACCGGCGGCTCCGTACCCGGCCAGCCGGGCCCCGCCGTACTGATCGGCCACAACGACACCCGCTACGGCCGGGCCGTGTTCCACGACCTCAAGAAGATCGCCAAGGGCGCGGACATCGCCGTCCGCGACGACCGGGGCACCGAGATCCACTTCAAGGTCACCGACCGGGAGACGGCGAGCAAGAAGGCGTTCCCGACCGCGCGGGTCTACGGACGCACCGAGGCCCGTGCGCTGCGGCTGATCACCTGCGACGGTTCGTTCGACGCCGCGGGGCACCCCGTGGACAACCTCATCGTGTACGCCGAGAGGAAGTGA
- the rbsD gene encoding D-ribose pyranase: protein MKKSGILNRHLAGALAELGHGDAVLICDVGMPIPPGPRIVDLAFRAGVPSFAQVLDGLLDELVVEGATAAEEIREANPEAARLLTERLPDLTHVSHDALKGLTADARLVVRTGEARPYANVLLRCGVFF from the coding sequence GTGAAGAAGTCAGGCATCCTCAACCGTCACCTCGCGGGAGCCCTGGCCGAGCTGGGCCACGGCGACGCCGTCCTGATCTGCGACGTCGGCATGCCCATCCCGCCGGGCCCCCGCATCGTCGACCTCGCCTTCCGCGCGGGCGTCCCGTCGTTCGCCCAGGTGCTGGACGGCCTGCTGGACGAACTGGTGGTGGAGGGTGCGACAGCGGCCGAGGAGATCCGGGAGGCCAACCCGGAGGCGGCCCGGCTCCTGACCGAACGCCTCCCGGACCTCACCCACGTCTCCCACGACGCACTCAAGGGGCTCACGGCGGATGCCCGCCTGGTGGTGCGCACGGGCGAGGCGCGGCCGTACGCGAATGTGCTGCTGCGGTGCGGGGTCTTCTTCTGA
- a CDS encoding ribokinase translates to MYENEDSGPARFDLLVVGSANADLVVGVDRRPAPGETVLGSDLAVHPGGKGANQAVAAARLGARTALLARVGDDAHGLLLLESQRSAGVDTTGVLVGGAPTGVALITVDPSGDNSIVVSPGANARLTPEDIRAAGPLLLAARVVSVQLEIPLDTVAETARALPSGTRLVLNPSPPAPLPAGVLAACDPLVVNEHEARSILGRDAGTTPESWAQALTALGPRSVVITLGAGGALAADTRTGDFVRVPSPAVDAVDTTGAGDAFTAALAWRLGLGEELPEAAAFAVRVGAAAVTKEGAQASFPTAEEVSAL, encoded by the coding sequence ATGTACGAGAACGAGGACTCCGGTCCCGCCCGGTTCGACCTCCTGGTCGTCGGCTCGGCCAACGCCGACCTGGTCGTCGGCGTCGACCGGCGCCCGGCACCGGGGGAGACGGTGCTCGGCTCCGACCTGGCCGTCCACCCCGGCGGCAAGGGCGCCAACCAGGCGGTCGCCGCCGCGCGCCTCGGAGCCCGTACGGCGCTGCTGGCCCGCGTCGGCGACGATGCCCACGGACTGCTGCTGCTGGAATCGCAGCGGTCGGCGGGCGTCGACACCACCGGAGTCCTCGTCGGCGGAGCGCCCACGGGCGTCGCCCTGATCACCGTCGACCCGTCGGGCGACAACAGCATCGTCGTCTCGCCGGGCGCCAATGCCCGGCTCACTCCCGAGGACATCCGGGCGGCGGGCCCACTGCTTCTTGCCGCCCGGGTCGTCTCCGTCCAACTGGAGATCCCCCTGGACACGGTCGCCGAGACGGCCCGCGCCCTTCCCTCCGGAACCCGCCTCGTCCTCAACCCGTCCCCGCCCGCACCGCTCCCCGCCGGAGTACTGGCGGCCTGCGACCCCTTGGTGGTCAACGAGCACGAGGCCCGCTCCATCCTGGGCCGCGACGCGGGCACCACTCCCGAGTCCTGGGCCCAGGCGCTCACCGCGCTCGGCCCCCGCTCGGTGGTGATCACCCTGGGAGCCGGGGGCGCGCTGGCTGCCGACACCCGTACCGGCGACTTCGTACGGGTCCCGAGCCCGGCGGTCGACGCGGTGGACACGACGGGTGCGGGCGACGCGTTCACGGCGGCCCTGGCCTGGCGGCTCGGCCTGGGGGAGGAGCTCCCCGAGGCAGCGGCCTTCGCCGTCAGGGTCGGCGCGGCCGCCGTCACCAAGGAGGGCGCGCAGGCGTCGTTCCCCACCGCGGAAGAGGTCTCCGCACTGTGA
- a CDS encoding ABC transporter permease/substrate-binding protein — MATDTHPSKAGAGAAGPSLRRLLLDNGALTALVVLLVAMSLLSGDFLTTQNLLNVGVQAAVTAILAFGVTFVIVSAGIDLSVGSVAALSATVLAWSATSAGMPVVLAVLLAVATGIACGFVNGALVAYGKLPSFIATLAMLSIARGLSLVISQGSPISFPDSVSVLGDTLGGWLPVPVLVMIAMGLITALVLARTYLGRSMYAIGGNEEAARLSGLRVKKQKLAIYALSGLFAAVAGIVLASRLTSAQPQAAQGYELDAIAAVVIGGASLAGGVGKASGTLIGALILAVLRNGLNLMSVSAFWQQVVIGVVIALAVLLDTLRRKAGSGAASAGGSSGAPGSPGPGRRGAMKAGLALVCVAAVIAAVTFFNSGSSGGKTRIGMSLSTLNNPFFVQMKAGAQEQAKADGIDLTVTDAQNDASQQANQLENFTSSGVDSIIVNPVDSDAVGPGVRSANQADIPVIAADRGVNKADTATLVASDNVAGGKLAAKALADKLGGKGSIVVLQGTAGTSASRERGAGFAAGIKAYPGIKVVATQPADFDRTKGLDVMTNLLQGHPGITGVFAENDEMALGAVKALGSKAGKSVSVVGFDGTPDGLKAVGAGTLYASVAQQPKELGKIAVQNAVRAAEDKKVAGTVKVPVKVVTRQNVADFS; from the coding sequence GTGGCCACTGACACTCATCCGAGCAAGGCGGGCGCGGGAGCCGCCGGACCGAGCCTGCGCCGCCTGCTGCTCGACAACGGAGCCCTCACCGCGCTGGTCGTCCTGCTGGTGGCGATGTCGCTGCTCTCGGGTGACTTCCTCACCACCCAGAACCTGCTGAACGTCGGTGTGCAGGCCGCCGTCACCGCGATCCTCGCGTTCGGCGTCACCTTCGTGATCGTCTCCGCCGGCATCGACCTCTCCGTCGGCTCGGTCGCCGCGCTCTCCGCGACCGTCCTCGCCTGGTCGGCGACGTCAGCGGGCATGCCCGTCGTCCTCGCGGTCCTCCTCGCCGTCGCCACCGGCATCGCCTGCGGCTTCGTCAACGGCGCCCTCGTCGCGTACGGGAAGCTGCCCTCGTTCATCGCGACGCTGGCCATGCTGTCGATCGCGCGCGGTCTGTCCCTGGTGATCTCCCAGGGCAGCCCGATCTCGTTCCCCGACTCCGTCTCCGTACTCGGCGACACGCTCGGCGGCTGGCTGCCCGTACCGGTCCTCGTCATGATCGCCATGGGGCTGATCACGGCCCTCGTCCTCGCCCGTACCTACCTCGGCCGCTCCATGTACGCGATCGGCGGCAACGAGGAGGCCGCCCGGCTCTCCGGACTGCGCGTCAAGAAGCAGAAGCTGGCCATCTACGCGCTGTCCGGTCTCTTCGCCGCCGTCGCGGGTATCGTCCTCGCCTCCCGTCTGACCTCCGCCCAGCCGCAGGCCGCGCAGGGGTACGAACTCGACGCGATCGCCGCGGTCGTCATCGGCGGTGCCAGCCTCGCGGGCGGCGTCGGCAAGGCCTCCGGCACCCTGATCGGCGCGTTGATCCTCGCCGTGCTGCGCAACGGCCTCAACCTCATGTCCGTGTCCGCCTTCTGGCAGCAGGTCGTCATCGGTGTCGTCATCGCCCTCGCGGTGCTGCTCGACACGTTGCGCCGCAAGGCCGGTTCGGGAGCGGCGTCCGCCGGCGGCTCCTCCGGCGCGCCGGGTTCACCGGGACCGGGTCGAAGGGGAGCGATGAAGGCCGGTCTCGCACTGGTCTGCGTGGCGGCCGTCATCGCCGCCGTGACGTTCTTCAACTCCGGTTCCTCCGGAGGCAAGACCAGGATCGGCATGTCCCTCTCCACGCTCAACAACCCCTTCTTCGTCCAGATGAAGGCGGGCGCGCAGGAGCAGGCCAAGGCGGACGGGATCGACCTGACCGTCACCGATGCCCAGAACGACGCCTCGCAGCAGGCCAACCAGCTGGAGAACTTCACCAGTTCCGGGGTGGACTCGATCATCGTCAACCCGGTGGACTCCGACGCGGTCGGACCGGGCGTCCGCAGTGCCAACCAGGCCGACATCCCGGTGATCGCCGCGGACCGGGGCGTCAACAAGGCGGACACGGCGACACTCGTCGCCTCCGACAACGTGGCAGGCGGCAAGCTCGCCGCCAAGGCACTCGCCGACAAGCTCGGCGGCAAGGGCAGCATCGTCGTCCTGCAGGGAACCGCCGGCACCTCCGCCAGCCGCGAGCGCGGAGCGGGCTTCGCCGCAGGCATCAAGGCGTACCCGGGCATCAAGGTCGTGGCCACCCAGCCGGCCGACTTCGACCGCACCAAGGGCCTGGACGTCATGACCAACCTCCTCCAGGGCCACCCCGGCATCACCGGTGTCTTCGCCGAGAACGACGAGATGGCGCTCGGCGCGGTCAAGGCGCTCGGCAGCAAGGCCGGAAAGTCGGTCTCCGTGGTCGGCTTCGACGGCACACCGGACGGTCTGAAGGCGGTCGGTGCGGGCACGCTGTACGCGTCGGTCGCCCAGCAGCCGAAGGAGCTCGGGAAGATCGCCGTGCAGAACGCGGTCCGGGCTGCCGAGGACAAGAAGGTCGCCGGCACGGTGAAGGTGCCGGTCAAGGTCGTCACCCGGCAGAACGTCGCCGACTTCTCCTGA
- a CDS encoding sugar ABC transporter ATP-binding protein yields the protein MRRAHRRAAPARIRPEEQRVSESVELLRIEGVRKTFPGVVALDSVDFDLRGGEVHVLLGENGAGKSTLIKMLSGAYRPDSGRIFARGQEVRIHGAQDAEKLGIATIYQEFNLVPDLTVAENIFLGRQPRRYGLIDRRRMEADAEVLLHRVGLHVSPRAKIRELGIARLQMVEIAKALSLEARVLIMDEPTAVLTSEEVDKLFRIVRRLREDGVGIVFITHHLDEIAALGDRVTVLRDGRSIDQVPASTPEAELVQLMVGRSIDQQYPRERADAGEPLLSVRGLTRDGVFHDISFEVRAGEVVGLAGLVGAGRTEVARAVFGADPYDAGTVDVRGERLGKHDVTAAMSAGIGLVPEDRKGQGLVLDASVQENLGLVTLRSASRSGLVDLKGQRTAAARIADQLGVRMAGLGQHVRTLSGGNQQKVVIGKWLLADTRVLILDEPTRGIDVGAKVEIYQLINELTASGHAVLMISSDLPEVLGMSDRVLVMAQGRIAGELAADRATQDAVMALAVSSAPATEPTENDEESPRGH from the coding sequence ATGCGGCGAGCGCACCGGCGAGCCGCCCCTGCCCGCATCCGGCCCGAGGAGCAACGCGTGAGCGAGTCAGTCGAGTTGCTGCGCATCGAAGGCGTGCGCAAGACCTTCCCCGGCGTGGTCGCCCTGGACAGCGTCGACTTCGATCTGCGCGGCGGTGAGGTGCACGTCCTGCTCGGCGAGAACGGCGCGGGCAAGAGCACGCTCATCAAGATGCTCTCCGGCGCCTACCGCCCGGACAGCGGCCGGATCTTCGCCCGGGGACAGGAAGTCCGCATCCACGGTGCGCAGGACGCCGAGAAGCTCGGGATCGCCACGATCTACCAGGAGTTCAACCTGGTCCCCGATCTCACGGTCGCCGAGAACATCTTTCTCGGCCGCCAGCCGCGCCGCTACGGACTGATCGACCGGCGCCGCATGGAAGCCGACGCCGAGGTGCTGCTGCACCGCGTCGGTCTGCACGTCTCGCCCCGGGCGAAGATCCGTGAACTGGGCATCGCCCGGCTCCAGATGGTCGAGATCGCCAAGGCCCTCAGCCTGGAGGCGCGCGTCCTGATCATGGACGAGCCGACCGCGGTCCTCACCTCCGAGGAGGTCGACAAGCTCTTCCGGATCGTGCGCCGGCTGCGCGAGGACGGCGTCGGGATCGTCTTCATCACCCACCACCTGGACGAGATCGCCGCCCTCGGCGACCGCGTCACCGTCCTGCGCGACGGCCGCAGCATCGACCAGGTGCCCGCCTCGACCCCCGAGGCGGAACTCGTCCAGCTGATGGTGGGACGCAGCATCGACCAGCAGTACCCCCGGGAACGCGCCGACGCCGGGGAGCCGTTGCTGTCCGTGCGCGGGCTCACCCGCGACGGCGTCTTCCACGACATCAGCTTCGAGGTGCGTGCCGGTGAGGTGGTCGGCCTCGCCGGACTCGTCGGGGCCGGCCGCACCGAGGTCGCCCGTGCCGTCTTCGGCGCCGACCCGTACGACGCGGGAACGGTCGATGTGCGCGGCGAGCGGCTCGGCAAGCACGACGTCACCGCCGCCATGAGCGCCGGGATCGGCCTCGTCCCCGAGGACAGAAAGGGACAGGGCCTGGTGCTCGACGCCTCCGTGCAGGAGAACCTCGGCCTGGTCACCCTGCGGTCGGCGAGCCGCTCCGGACTCGTGGACCTCAAGGGCCAGCGCACGGCCGCCGCCCGGATCGCCGACCAGCTCGGCGTACGGATGGCGGGCCTCGGCCAGCACGTCCGCACCCTCTCCGGCGGCAACCAGCAGAAGGTCGTCATCGGCAAGTGGCTGCTCGCGGACACCCGGGTGCTGATCCTCGACGAGCCGACCCGGGGCATCGACGTGGGCGCCAAGGTCGAGATCTACCAGCTCATCAACGAGCTGACCGCCTCCGGCCACGCCGTACTCATGATCTCCAGCGATCTGCCCGAGGTCCTCGGCATGAGCGACCGGGTGCTGGTCATGGCCCAGGGCCGGATCGCCGGTGAACTCGCCGCCGACCGCGCCACCCAGGACGCCGTGATGGCCCTCGCCGTCAGCTCCGCCCCCGCGACCGAACCCACCGAGAACGACGAGGAGAGCCCCCGTGGCCACTGA
- a CDS encoding LacI family DNA-binding transcriptional regulator — translation MASIKDVAAQAGVSVATVSRVLNSHPSVSPDARGRVLAAVEALGYRPNTLARSLRTDQTRTLGLVISDVLNPYFTALARSVEEEARALGYSVIIGNADEQPEQQDHHVRTLLDRRIDGLLVSPADGDSPLLHDVARAGTPMVFVDRWMPGVDVPVVRADGHRAIQDLVAHLYALGHRRLAIIAGPAATTTGNERVEAFRAAMSAHGLALPDAYTGQGDFQAASGRRATEQFLALPRPPEIVFAADNLMALGALDAIRAHGLRVPEDIGLAAFDDIPWFVHTGPPITAIAQPTGELGRAAVRALVDIVEGRPPQSVTLPARLVVRGSCGERTGEPPLPASGPRSNA, via the coding sequence ATGGCGAGCATCAAGGATGTCGCGGCCCAGGCAGGAGTCTCTGTCGCCACGGTCTCCCGTGTCCTCAACAGCCATCCCTCCGTCAGCCCGGACGCGCGCGGACGCGTCCTCGCAGCCGTCGAAGCCCTCGGCTACCGGCCCAACACCCTCGCCCGCTCGCTGCGCACCGATCAGACCCGCACACTCGGTCTCGTCATCAGCGACGTGCTCAACCCGTACTTCACCGCCCTGGCCCGCTCGGTCGAGGAGGAAGCCCGGGCCCTCGGCTACAGCGTGATCATCGGCAACGCCGACGAGCAGCCCGAGCAGCAGGACCACCACGTCCGTACACTCCTGGACCGCAGGATCGACGGGCTCCTCGTCTCGCCGGCCGACGGCGACTCCCCGCTGCTCCACGACGTCGCACGCGCCGGCACCCCGATGGTCTTCGTGGACCGCTGGATGCCGGGTGTGGACGTTCCCGTCGTACGTGCCGACGGTCACCGGGCCATCCAGGACCTGGTCGCCCACCTGTACGCGCTCGGCCACCGCAGGCTCGCCATCATCGCCGGGCCCGCGGCCACCACCACCGGCAACGAGCGTGTCGAGGCCTTCCGGGCCGCGATGAGCGCGCACGGACTCGCGCTGCCGGACGCCTACACCGGCCAGGGCGACTTCCAGGCGGCCAGCGGCAGACGCGCCACCGAGCAGTTCCTCGCCCTGCCCCGGCCTCCCGAGATCGTGTTCGCGGCCGACAACCTCATGGCCCTCGGCGCCCTGGACGCCATCCGCGCCCACGGCCTGCGCGTTCCCGAGGACATCGGGCTCGCGGCCTTCGACGACATCCCCTGGTTCGTCCACACGGGACCGCCGATCACCGCGATCGCCCAGCCCACCGGCGAACTGGGCCGCGCGGCCGTACGCGCGCTGGTCGACATCGTCGAGGGCAGGCCCCCGCAGTCCGTCACCCTGCCCGCCCGTCTCGTCGTGCGCGGCTCATGCGGCGAGCGCACCGGCGAGCCGCCCCTGCCCGCATCCGGCCCGAGGAGCAACGCGTGA